Part of the bacterium genome, AATTTTGGAGGTTAAAATGATGAAAAAATTATTTGTTTTTCTTTTGGCAGGAGCGGGTGTATGGGCAGATATTTCTGTTGGGCCAGAATACACCACAATTGGTGGGACATTTACGGTAGCTGGCTCTGGGTTTGAAGCTTATGAGGAGGTTCTAATTGAAGCCTCTAATATGAAAAATAAGGTTACAACAACCAATGAAGGAACCTTTTTTTGTGTATTTGATGTTTCATTAACCCCTGGTGGAGAGCATGTTGTTACAGCTACAGGAAAAACAAGGGTTGACAATTCAAAGATATGGATAATTCCAAGCGTTAAGCTTTCCCCAAATTCTGGCTCTATGGGAGATGAAATAAGTGTCTGTGGAATGGGCTATGGTTTGGGAGAGAGAATTCAAGTAGGTATGGGAAGGCAGCACCTTGTTGCAGAGGCTTATGCAAGCACAGACACAGGAACATTTTCAGCAAAATTTATTGTTTCAAACCATCCAAAGGGAGAAAATCGCCTATTTGCTATAGGCCATACAATATACCTCCTTGCAGAGGCAGGATTTATTATGAAACCAAAGGTATTATTAAATTCAAGCTCTTCCTGTGTAGATAGTGGCATATCCCTCTCTGGCGCTGGTTTTGCTCCATCTGAAGAAATAAAAATAGGTTTTGGAACAATTGAGACATTATCCACCCATATAGTTGAGAGGGATGGAAATTTTCAAACCTCTTTTCTATGCCCAAAACTAGCAGGGAAAGAACAAACAATATCAATAAGTGGCAAGGATTTTATTGAAACCATAGCTTTCAATATCAAGCCAAGGCTTATTTCTGTTGAGCCAGCTAGTAAAAAGGGATATATTGGGACAAAGATAAATATAAATGCAGATGGATTGATTCCAAATGAGATTTTATCTATTGGCTTTGATGACAAAGAAGAATATGCAACATTTACAATTAATAATGATGGAGCATTTGCAGATGGCTTAATTGTTGATGTAAGACCAGGAGGTATTAAGGCAATTACTGTAAAAACAGATTCAGGAATCTTTCATACACAAACATTTGAGATAAGGCCAAGCATATTATGGATAACACCAACAGAGCCAATTACAGGACAAAAGATTACATTTGAAGGTGTTGGATTTAGCCATTTTGAGAAGATAAGGGTGGATTTTTGGAGGCATGAGGCAATCCTTTGGACAGAATCCAATGAAAATGGAACATTTACAGGTGAATATACAATCCAAGACCCTGCTGGAAATTACGGATTGGTTGCAATAGGTTATAAAACATCTAATGCTGCAAGAAAAGATGTAAATGTTGTAGAGCCAAAGAAGGAAGAATCACAAGAAGAGAAGAAAGAATGAGTGGAGAAAATTTATGAAAAGATTAGAAGGGGTGAAAGGATTACAAGGGAAGAGGGGATTTCTCTTTTTAATTCATCTGACCTTATAAACCTTGGTCAATTAGCAGATAAAATAAGAAAAGAAAGATTTAAAGATACCTGCTATTTCTCCTTAAATATCAATATAAACCCAACAAATATATGTGTCTATAGATGTCCCCTATGTGCCTTCTCAAGGGATGTAAAAGATGGATTTCTCCTCTCTTTTAATGAGATTATAGAAAGGGTAAAATCTGCTTATAGAGAAGATATAAGGGAGGTTCATATTGTTGCAGGATGCCATCCAGAGCTTGATATATCTTATTACGAAAACCTTTTTCAAAGAATAAAACAAACAGGTGATATATTCATTCAAGGACTTACGGTTGTTGAGATTGATTTTCTGGCTAAAATATCAAATCTTACGATAAAGGAAACCCTCATTCGGCTTAAGAATGCAGGTCTTGGTGCTATCCCTGGTGGTGGTGCTGAGGTATTTTCAGAGAGGGTAAGGAACATTATTGCTCCAAATAAGCCCAAAAAAGAGGTATGGCTTTCTGTAATGAAAGAGGCGCATAGATTAGGGATAAGGTCAAATGCCACAATGCTTTTTGGCTCTGTTGAGAATAATGATGAGATAATAGACCATCTTAATAGCTTAAGGGATCTTCAGGATGAAACTAAAGGGTTTATGGCATTTATTCCTCTGGTTTTCCATCCAAAAAATACCTTGCTTTCTCATTTAGAAGGGCCAGATTGTGTCCAAATTCTTAAGGTTTATGCTGTATCAAGGATCTTTCTTGATAACTTTCCCCATATAAAGGGCTTATGGATGTATTTAGAAAAGCGTCTTATCCCCCTTGTTTTATTGTATGGTATTGATGATATCGGTGGGCTTTCCTGGGATGAGCAGATTGTCTCCTCTACATTTTCTAATCCTTGTGAAAAGATGACAAAGGATGAGCTTGTAAAGCTAATTAAAGCCTCACAAAGAAAACCTGTTTGTGTAAACAGCATTTATGAAAAGCTAGGGGGATGAAAAAGATAAACACATATCAATTGACATCCACCCTATTTTTCTGTAAGATTAAGGTATGTTAATAGTGCAAAAATATGGAGGCTCTTCCCTTGCAGATTCAAATAGGATAAAGAAGGTTGCAGGGAGAATAATTGATGAAAAAAAGAAAAATAACCATCTTGTTGTTGTTGTTTCTGCTATGGGAGATACAACAGACAATCTTATAAGCCTTGCCCATCAAATAACAAAAAATCCCCATAAACGAGAGCTTGATATGCTTATTTCAACAGGGGAGCAAGTCTGTGCGTCCCTTCTTTCTATGACTATCCAGGATGAAGGGTTTAAGGCTGTTTCTTTAACCGCCTCGCAGGTTGGAATACGAACAGATGATAGCTTTACAAAGGCAAGGATAAAAGGGATAGATACAGCAAGGGTGAACAAAGAGCTTTCAGAGGATAATATTGTAATTGTTACAGGGTTTCAAGGAATAACAGAAGAGGATGACATTACAACACTTGGTAGGGGTGGTTCTGATACAACAGCCGTTGCCCTTGCCTGTTCTTTGGATGCAGAATCTTGCGAGATATATACAGATGTTGATGGTGTCTATACAGCTGACCCAAGGATTGTCCAGGGTGCAAAAAAGTTGGATGTTATCTCATACGAGGGAATGCTTGAAATGGCATCTTTGGGCTCTGTTGTTTTGCAAACAAGGGCTGTTGAATTTGCAAAAAAACATAGTGTTGTCATTCATTTAAGGTCAAGTTTTAATGATAATCCTGGAACAATTATTTGTGAGGAGGTGATAAAAATGGAAGAGCCAATTATCTCAGGAATACCAACAGACCCAAATTGTGCAAAGATTACCATTATTGGTGTAAGAGACAAGCCAGGGATAGCCGCTGAAATATTTCAAGCATTAGCAGATGCTTCTATAAATGTAGATATAATTGTCCAGAGC contains:
- a CDS encoding aspartate kinase encodes the protein MLIVQKYGGSSLADSNRIKKVAGRIIDEKKKNNHLVVVVSAMGDTTDNLISLAHQITKNPHKRELDMLISTGEQVCASLLSMTIQDEGFKAVSLTASQVGIRTDDSFTKARIKGIDTARVNKELSEDNIVIVTGFQGITEEDDITTLGRGGSDTTAVALACSLDAESCEIYTDVDGVYTADPRIVQGAKKLDVISYEGMLEMASLGSVVLQTRAVEFAKKHSVVIHLRSSFNDNPGTIICEEVIKMEEPIISGIPTDPNCAKITIIGVRDKPGIAAEIFQALADASINVDIIVQSQSPDKKANISFTVDKDDLCLAVEILEKTKEMLLFDKILSDDNVAKISIVGVGMKSHPGIAAKMFKILGDKRINIDMISTSEIKISCVIEKSKMKEAACALHSGFGLD
- a CDS encoding CofH family radical SAM protein — protein: MEKIYEKIRRGERITREEGISLFNSSDLINLGQLADKIRKERFKDTCYFSLNININPTNICVYRCPLCAFSRDVKDGFLLSFNEIIERVKSAYREDIREVHIVAGCHPELDISYYENLFQRIKQTGDIFIQGLTVVEIDFLAKISNLTIKETLIRLKNAGLGAIPGGGAEVFSERVRNIIAPNKPKKEVWLSVMKEAHRLGIRSNATMLFGSVENNDEIIDHLNSLRDLQDETKGFMAFIPLVFHPKNTLLSHLEGPDCVQILKVYAVSRIFLDNFPHIKGLWMYLEKRLIPLVLLYGIDDIGGLSWDEQIVSSTFSNPCEKMTKDELVKLIKASQRKPVCVNSIYEKLGG